The Larus michahellis chromosome 9, bLarMic1.1, whole genome shotgun sequence genome contains the following window.
ctggtggccgtggTTGCGGCAGATGGTGAGTGCCCGTGGGGGCGGGAGGGGCCGTGAGGGTTCCGGCACCGGTCACCGTGGGTGGGTGTTGGCTTTTCCAAGGCTTCTCaccacctccttccttccctcctcctctccagagGCGCCGAAGGTGGAGGTGTACTCCCGCAAACGTGCTGTAGTGGGAGAGGAGAACACCCTCAACTGCTTCGTGAGCGGGTTCCACCCTCCCAAGATCGAGATCACTCTCCTGAAGAACGGGGTGCCCATGAGCGACGTCCAGTACGCGGACATGTCCTTCAATGACAAGTGGCATTTCCAGCGCCTGGTGTACGTGCCGTTCACCCCCGTGAAGGGCGATGTCTACGCTTGCAAAGTGGCCCATTCCACCTTGCAGGAGCCGCAGGTCTTCCAATGGGGTATGGTGTGCCTTCCTTGTTAAGCTTTGCCTGCTGTTTGTGTCCAGAAGCCAGAGCTTGTTAATTCATATCCACAGTGTCTCTGTTCCCCTTCTCAGGGTGCTATAATGGGGTGGATTTTGAAGGCCTCGTGCTATAGGTGGCAGATTAACTTGGTTTCAGCTGAGCTGAATCCATAGCCATGAAAGAGTTCATTAGTAGCAGACAGGGAAGATTTTCCTTGGTATTTCCTATCTGTAGGTGTTTGGTTGTGCTGTGCCTGACAGCTCCCAGTGGAGCTCTCTGATCTCTTTCTAGGAGAACTTGCCTACAAAGAGGTGGGTCGTGCAATGACTTTTTGGCACTATATTTGGTGAATACAAAGAAGGATGTAGCACTGGGGACCGATCGTGGCGACCCAGCCTGCTGCAGCAAGCACAGAGCCAAGCGAGGGTAGCTCCCTGGGGGTTGTTTCCAGCAggagggggggggttgtggtgtgtgtgtgtggggggtctCTTTACCCTGAAGCCTGACGCTCTGCCCTTCTTTCTTGCAGAGGCAGACTTCTAAGCTGTGTCTGGGGTAATCACGGTGAGTTTTGCTGATGCTTTGTGCTATGCTGATGAGGGCAACATCGACTGCTTTCTGGAGGGGGAAAGTATGTAGCTTGTGGAGTTGAGGAACAAAAccaaccaccccccaaaaaatttaaaaatacagtgttgCTGCTGATTGGGAGCGGGGTTGTTCCCACACCCTTTCTACCCACTGTTTTCTGCCTTGTCTACGAGAGTCTCCTTTCCTCGAAAGAAATGAGGTCCTTGGAGCAAAACTTCCCTACATGCCTTCAGCACGACTGCCAGATACTGTTTAGAGTTGTCACGGGTCTTCCAGTGCTTCTCCAGCCCCTGCGCTGTTATCTTTGGACTAGTGAGGAGGAAGTTGCCGTGCCTGGAAATCCCCGTGATGTGTAGGGAAACAGGCTGGTTAACCCTGTGGCGGGCAGCGTGTTGCCTCGGCAAGGTGGGGTTTACAAAGCACAAATCGGCACCGTGCTGGCAGACCAGAAGCAGTCTTGGTTTTATTCACTGGTGTCTCACAGTCTGAGGGCTCCAGGTTTCTTCAAACTGTCTGATCTGGATGTAGCAATCGGATAAATCCTAGTTTACCGTTGATAGCGAAAATAAAACTAAAGATTCGTGGCCTAGCTGACGTAGTTGTGATGCTGGTTGAAACGTCTTAGTTTTGTATCCTCGTAGAGGCTGGATAATTATTAACTGCATCCAGGACAAGCCTTGGCAAGACCTCACTTGAAATGTCCTCCACGTTGGATCAGAAAATGTTACTGATGGCTTTTAGACTGAGACACAAGCGAGAGCCAAATGAACTTTGTAAATT
Protein-coding sequences here:
- the B2M gene encoding beta-2-microglobulin, with translation MELAGKVAVLLLLVAVVAADEAPKVEVYSRKRAVVGEENTLNCFVSGFHPPKIEITLLKNGVPMSDVQYADMSFNDKWHFQRLVYVPFTPVKGDVYACKVAHSTLQEPQVFQWEADF